One Polynucleobacter sp. SHI8 genomic window, AAGAAAGCGTATTGGCGTTATTGTGTTACTATTTTTGGCTGTCTTCACATTAGTTGCTTCGCGCTTAAATAGAACATATTGGAAGAGTATTCATTAATATTGTTTTGTAGTGCTACAGGCAGATGGCGAAGGTCGTCTGCCTTTTACTTTATAGAGAATAAGGAAATTTACCTATGATGGTTTTGTACTCGGGAACAAATTGCCCATTTTCACAACGTTGTCGTCTTGTTTTATTTGAAAAAGGGATGGATTTTGAGATCCGTGACGTTGATTTATTCAATAAGCCAGAAGATATTTCCGTCATGAATCCTTATGGACAAGTGCCTATTTTGGTTGAGCGTGATCTTATTTTGTATGAATCAAACATCATTAACGAATACATTGATGAGCGCTTTCCACATCCGCAATTAATGCCGCCCGATCCAGTCGCTAGAGCCCGTGCACGCTTATTCTTGTTTAATTTTGAAAAAGAACTTTTTGTTCACGTTTCGACTCTTGAAAACGAAAAAGGTAAAAATGCAACAGCGGTGCTTGATAAAGCTCGCTTAGCAATTCGTGATCGATTAACTCAATTAGCTCCTGTATTTGTTAAAAACAAATACATGCTTGGTGAAGAGTTCTCAATGCTTGATGTTGCAATTGCTCCACTCCTGTGGCGTTTAGAGCATTACGGTATTGATCTTTCTAGAAATGCAGCACCTTTACTCAAGTATGCGGAACGTATTTTTAGTCGCCCAGCATATATTGAAGCGTTGACTCCGTCAGAGAAGGTCATGCGTCGATAATGAGCAATCCATTTGGTGAAGATGCAAGCTCCAATAAGGTTCCAAGTACAAAGCCCTATTTAATTAGGGCTTTGTACCAATGGTGTATTGATAATGCATTTACGCCCTATGTCTCGGTATTTGTGGATCGCTCAGTGGATGTGCCTCGCGAGTATGTGAATAAAGATGAGATTGTTCTTAATATTGGACCAACTGCTTGTCAATCGATAGAAATTGATAATTATTCCATTCAATTTAAGGCAAGGTTTAACGGTATTCCAAAAGAAATCTATATTCCGATTACGCATGTGATGGCCATTTATTCACGTGAAAATAGCCAAGGAATGAGCTTCCCAGTCAATATTTCACCGAGTGAAGAATCAAATGAAACCAATGATAGTGAAGCAAATTTAAAAGAGACAACAAAATCTCATATAAAGCTTGTGAAATAGTTTAAAATACATTCTTCAATTTAAAAATGCCCCATTAGCTCATCTGGTAGAGCAACTGATTTGTAATCAGTAGGTGGTCTGTTCGAGTCGGACATGGGGCACCATCAATAAGCAAACTAAAATCTGGAATTGAAATTGACTATCCAAGATATCAAGGACCAGTTTCGGAAAGGCAATCAACAAGCAGCAATTGATTCCTGTCATCAACTTCTAAAAAAGTCTCCAAAAGATATTGAGCTAATTAAACTTTTAGGAAAAATGTATGGCCTGATCGGGGATTTTAAAAACGCTATACAAATGAACAAAAAAGCACATCAGCTCAATCAGGCGGATGAAGAAGTTATTTACAACTTAGCTTATCTTGAAAGACAAAGTCAACATTATTTAGAAGCAAAAAAGTGGATTGAACTCTTATTAAAGAAACAACCAGAGTCCTATGAGGGATGGATCTCTTTAGTAGAAATCCATATGAAACTGAATCAATACGATGTTTCATTTGAGCATTCAACTAAAGCAATGCAATATGCAAAAAATGATCTTAGTATCTATTTAATTCGTGCCATATGCTTAAGACATCTTGGAAAACATCCTGAGGCGATACAAGAGCTTGATTTCTATAATCAACGTCAACCCAATGTGATTGAGGTCATGATTGAGTTTGCTGAAAATTATCAGGTATTAAATCAGAGCGAGTTAGTAGAACATTATTATCAATCCGCTCTTCAAATCCTGCCTCAAGATTTACATAACCTATTTTTGCAAACCAAAGCAAAGCTTTATTTCAATCGTGGAGGGGAAGTTCTCGCGGATTATGATGTGCTTATTCAACATCAATTTCAGCTCGCAGAAATCTTGCATCTAAAGGCAAGATTGCTTATGCAATTAAGTAGATATGATGAATCACTCTTTCATTTGAAAAAAGCTGAAGAGCTTGGTGATATTGATGTTTTAAAATCTTTGGGAGTTATTTCTTATCATACAAAAAATCATTTATCAGGAATTACCTATTTAGATAAATACTTACAAAATAAAAAAAATGATCCACATGCGTGGATGTGGAAGGCATCTAATTATTTAGAGCTTAATAAAATTGAAGAGGCAATTGAATGTTTTAAGGAGGTAATTAGAAAAGACCCCAAGTGGCCTTTGGCGCAAGGTTTTTTAGTGCATGAGTTACAGACTTTATGCATTTGGGAAAGAATAGATTCTGAGAAAAACGTATTAGAAGATTTGATAGTTGCCAAGATACCGGCCGCAAGTCCTTTTATGGCCCTTTCTATTTTTGATGATACCTCCATTCTTCGTCAAGTTGCTAACGCATATATTGAATATTTTAAAGAAAAAAAACAGATCAATAATTATGTGCCGGAATCCAAGCAAAAAAATAAAAAAATAAAAATTGGTTATTTCTCCCCCGACTTCGGACAACATGCGGTTTCCTATTTAGCGATTGAGTTATTTGAATTACATAACCGTGATCAATTTGAAGTTTATGGTTTTTCACTACTAAATAGAAAGCATGATAATTTCAAACAAAGAATAGTGGAGGGGTTTGATCACTTGATTGATGTATCCTCAAAATCAGATGATGAAATTGTTCAAATTGCAAGAGACTTAAACATTGATATTGCAGTTGATTTATGTGGATTTACAGCTGAGAATCGATTTCAAATTTTTGAAAGACGAGTTGCCCCAATTCAAGTAAGTTATTTAGGATATTTAGGATCAATGTGTCATTTGATGGATTACATCATTGCTGATGAAGTTTTAATACCCGAAGAAAACCTGCCATACTTTTCTGAGAAGGTTATTTATCTTCCTTCCTATCAAATCAATGATAGAAAAAAAGAGGCATCTAACAAAAAGTTTTCAAAAGAAGATCTCGGAATTCCAAATGATGCATTTGTCTTTGGTTCATTAAACAATAGTTATAAGATTACACCTCAAATCTTTAAGGTGTGGATGGAACTCTTAAATGAGTTGCCTCAGAGTGTATTGATGTTGTCAGCACCTCAAGGGCAGGTAAAAGCAAATCTCTTAAAAGAAGCAGAAAAATACTCAATTGATACCAATCGTATTATTTTTTCAGAAAGAGTTGTAAGGGAAGAATATTTAACAAGATTAAAGTTGATTGATCTTTTCTTGGATACTCCAATTTATGGAGCAGGCACAACGGCTAGTGATGCATTATGGATGGGCGTTCCAGTTTTGACTATATTGGGTAAATCTTTTCCTTCTAGAATTGCAAGTAGTGTATTAACCAGTTTTGGTATGCCAGAGTTAATCGTTCACTCTATAGAAGAATATAAGTTAACTGCAATAAGGTTAGCTCAAAATGAATCAGAGTACTTACAAATCAAAAATAAAGTAGCTTCACTCATTAGCACCTGTAAATTATTTGATTCTGAGGCCACAACTAGAAATATCGAAAAAGCTTATCAAATGATTTATCAGAGATATATGGATGGCCAGTCACCAGACCATATAAAAATATGAACTTTAAAAAGATAAAGTCCTTATAAAAGTTGTACCTCTCGAAAATCAGGATTGACAATCCCTAAAATCAATGTTAATTTAAACACCTGTTTAAAAAATGCTTTGGAGGAGACGTTTTGACTAAAAAAATTGATCGTGCTGATTTAGATGCAGCCGCAGAAAAATATAAAAATTGGGGTAAGTGGGGTGCGGCAGATGAGATTGGTACTTTAAATTTCACGCAGCCTGAAGATATTGTCCAAGCAGCGGGACTGGTTAAAAAAGGTAAAGTGATCTCTTTAGCACTCAACTTTGATAGTAGTGGTCCCCAAGGCGCCAAAACAAAATATCCTTCTATGGGACGTATCAACCCTGTTCATACCATGCTTAGAACTGGTACTGATGCCTATTCAGGTGTATTGGATAAACGCGGCATTCGTGCTGCAGATGATATGGTCGTTATGCCACTTCAATGTGGCACACAATGGGACGGCTTAGGGCACGTATTCTTTGATAACTATATGTATAACGGTTTTGATTGCAGAGAAGTATCATCTGCTGGAGCTGCTAAATGCGGTATCGAAAAAACTAAAAGCAAAATGGTCGGCCGCGGAATTCTATTAGACGTAGCTCGTTATAAGGGTTTAGATACATTGCCAGATGGTTACGGCATTACCTGCGCTGACTTAGATGAAACCGCCAAGAAACAAGGTATTGAAATCAAGCGTGGTGATTTTATTATTGTTCGCACAGGACAAATGGAAGCAAAATTAAAAGCGGGCAGTTGGGATGGTTATCCAGGTGGTGATGCACCAGGTTTTGCATTCGAGACTTTAGAATGGATTCAACGAACAGAACTCGCTGCACTAGCCTCAGATACATGGGGTTGTGAAGTACGTCCAAATGAATCAGTAGAGGGAATTAATCAACCGTGGCATTGGATTACGATACCAATTATGGGTATGACCATGGGCGAAATTTTTTATCTCAAAGATATTGCTGATGATTGTGCAAGTGATGGTGTTTATGAGTTTATGTTTGTAGCACCAGCGATTCCAATTACTGGAGCCGTAGGATCACCAACCAATCCTTTAGCAATTAAATAAAAAATGAGTTAGCATCACTTTTAAATAAGTGATGCAACTACATTGGAGGAGACAAAATGAAAAAGAAAAATGACTTCTTAAAAAGAGGTTTTGTAGCAGTCAGTTTGTTATGTGGGTTTCTGGGGATTGCTGGACAATCTGTAGCAGCATATCCAGATAAGCCAATTAAATTAATTGTTTCCTTCCCACCAGGTGGTCCTGTTGATATAGCTGCACGCATTGTTGGCGCGCGCCTCACTGACGTTTTAAAGCAGTCCGTTTTTGTCGATAACAAAACAGGCGCTGCAGGTAATGTTGGAACACAGCAAGTTGCAAAATCACCTAATGATGGTTATACATTTCTTGTAACCTCTTCATCCTATGCAGTGAATCCATCCTTATATGGTGATAAAGCAGGTTATTCACCAAAAGAATTTGCACCTGTCATTGTTATTGCCACACAACCTAACGTTGTTTCTGTTAATGAAAAAGTACCTGTTAGAACATTAGCAGAATTACGTTCTTTGGCAACCAAAGAAAAAATGGCGTTTTCATCACCAGGAAGTGGCACAACACCGCATTTAACTTGTGAAAACTTATTCCATATTATTTGGAAAAATGATTCTACCCATATTCCTTATCGTGGGGCTGGTCCAGCATCAGTAGCCGTGGTTGGTGGTGAAACTCCGATTGGCTGTACTGCAGTCGCTGGAGTATTCCAATTTCATAAACAAGGAAAAGTACGAATATTGGCAGTATCAAGTACAGAACGTCTTGCAGATTTACCAGATATTCCGACGATGGCTGAACTTGGGTTTCCACAAATTAAAGATTACACTTGGGTTGCCGTATTAGCTCCAGTTGGAACTCCCCCAGAAATCGTCAATCAAATGAATCTTGCTATACAAAAAGTGATTGATGAGCCAGACACAAAAGAGAAGCTTCAACAAGCTGGTTTAATTCCAGTCGGAGGATCTGCGCAAAAGACAAATATGTACATTAATGATGAGCTCAAGCATTGGAGCAAAGTAGTCATTGAGACAAAAGCAAAAGCAGAATAATTCAGTTAATAAACAGGAGCTAAGAAGCCACTTTCACAAAAAGCTAAAATCTCTGGGAGTGCCTGATCAAGGCGCTCACCAGCACAGCGATTACGTGAAATGACCTCCAAGCGACCTGTATTAGAAGCCACATAAATATACAAACCCATGACAAAAATTAATCGCCAAGAGATGGATTCAATAGGAAGATGAGGTAAGGTTTTATGAAACTCATCGACAAAGGCCAGACTCACCGCATCGTAGTACTCGCTACGCAGTTCTTGGGCGAGTTCTTTTGGTTCATTATGCAGCCTTGCTTGCAATTTAACAAAGGCGCGACCACCAGGGCTCTCACTTGCAATCCGCAAGGGAGGATAGACGAAGGCATAAATCAAATCCTTCAGCGGAATTGCTGCGCCACTAGCCAACGCTCTAGCTTTTTCCAGCAGACTCAGGCGTTCTTCTACCAAAGTTTTAGCACGCCGCTCAAAAATGGCTTTAAACAAGCCTTGCTTACTTTTAAAGTGATAGTTGATCAACGCTTTATTGATATTCGCTCTCTCAGAAATATCTCTTACAGTCGTGCCAGCAAAGCCATACTCTGCAAAGAGGATCTCCGCCACATCGAGCAAACTGTTCACAGTTTCTTTCGACGTATTCGACAAATTATCTAATTTTTTATTAGTAATGCTTTTTATCATGTTCACACAATAACTCAAAATCACAGATTTCAACAGAAAGGAAACACCATGAGTAAAACTATTATCACATGCGCTATCACTGGTAATTTAACTAAACCAGAGATGACACCCTATTTACCCATCACGCCAGAGCAAATTGCTAACTCTGCACTGGAAGCCGCAGAAGCTGGAGCAGCTGTTGCGCATATTCACGTGCGTCATCCAGATGGCAAGCCTTCTATGGAACTCGAGCATTACGCTGAGACCATCAACCTGATTAAAAAACATAATAAAGAATTAATTATTAATTTAACGACAGGTCCTGGTGGAAGATTTGTTCCTAGTGAAGATGATCCAAAAATTTATGCACCAGGCACAACGCTAACGCATCCTTTAAATCGAGTTTCACATATAACAGCTTTAAAACCAGACATCTGCTCTTTAGATTTAAACACGATGAACTCAGGTCCTGATGTCGTGATGAACACGCCATCAAACGCACGCAAAATGGCAAAGGTGATTCGTGATGCAGGAGTGATGCCTGAACTCGAAATCTTTGACACAGGTGATTTAAATTTAGCAAAAGATATGATTGCCGATGGAAGCTTAGAAGGCCCAGGTTTGTATACCTTTGTGATGGGTGTTAAATATGGCTTTAATACGGACCCAGCAACATTATTGTTTATGCGTGATCAATTACCCGCTGGAGCTAAATGGGCAGCCTTTGGTATCTCACGTGCTGAGTTCCCCATCGTTGGTGCTGCGTATTTATTTGGTGGCCATGTGCGTGTCGGTATGGAAGATAACATCTATATGGAAAAAGGCGTATTGGCAAAAAGCAATGCCGAACTAGTAGCAAGAGCAAGACTCATCGTTCAAGAACTTGGTGGACAAATTGCCTCATCCAAAGAAGGCCGTGAAATTCTTGGCTTGAAGTAATGTGAAGAAAAGGGTGTGTTACAACACACACCCTTACTTACACAAAAGATTTTTATCAATCTAAGTTATTGAATTTGTTGAAAATAAAAAAATAAAACAACTAAATTAAAAATATTTTGATGCAACGCAACAAAATGCTTGCAAATTCATATAAAAAGGAATAAATTTATTGCAGTGCAACAATTTACTTTTCTTTTTAAGGGGCTTTTATATGAACTACGAACTAATGGCATCAAAATTAAACGAATTCAACACAAAAAATATTCAAAGCATGATTGCTTTAACTGAGAAATCAGTTGAGCGTTCACACAAGTTATCTGAAATCAATTTCGAAACAACTAAATCATTACTTGATGAAGTGAATGGTACTGTTGCACAAGTGATGTCAGCAAAAGATCCACAAGCATTTTTTTCAATGACACAAGACGGTTCATTGGATCAATATGCAGGTAAATTACTTGCTCATCAACAAGCTGTTTCTAAAGTAGTTCGTGATGCTGGCGAAGAAATTGCTCAAATGACAGAAGCTGGTGTTGAGCAGATCAAAGTAAGTTTAAAGGACTGGATGGACGCTTTAGCAGCAAACGCACCTGCTGGTTCAGAGTCAATTGTTAGCGCCATGAAAACATCTTTAGAGTCAACATTGCAAGGCGTAGGCCAAATGCAAGCTGCAGCTAAAGAAGTTGCAAGCAATGTAGAGCAAACGACTGAACAAGCTGTTAAGGCATTTCAAGGTCAAGTAGCAACTGCTAAAAAGACAGTAGCTGCAAAGACAACACGCGCTGCTGCACGCAAGTAATTTTTAGTTTTCCCTAAAACCCTTTAGAGTAATCTAAAGGGTTTTTTTATTCTTCTTCTAATTTTTCGATGAGGGCATTAGGTAAGGATTTATTGGGTTTCACACCAAGTTCTTTCACACGCTGTGCTGAGCGAACCAAATTACCATTACCCGTCGTCAGCTTCTTATACGCCTCATCATAGTTTTTTTGTGTTTGAGAAATACTCTTACCAACACCATCAAGATCATCAACAAAACCGACGAACTTATCGTACATTGCGCCACACAGTCGGGCAATTTCTAGAGCATTACGATTTTGATGCTCCTGACGCCAGACATGCGCAATCGTTCTCACTGTTGCATGTAAGGTACTCGGACAAACTAAAACAATATTTTTAGCAAGAGCATCTTGAAAGAGACTCGATTGATGACCGATAGCTGCCAAAAAGGCAGGCTCTATGGGTATAAACATGAGCACAAAATCAATTGAACCCAAGCCATATAAACTTTGATAATTTTTGGCAGAAAGACCATTCATATGCGCACGAATGGAGTTGACGTGGGCAGTGAGTTCAACTTTTTGTAAATCAGGATCATCCGTTTGTACAGATCGTGTATAGGCAGCGATGGATACTTTACTATCAATCACGACATGTTTACTCTCTGGTAAGTGAATCACAACGTCGGGATAAACAACATTACCTTCTTCGGTTCGTTGCGTATCTTGGACATCAAACTCGTGCCCTTTGCGTAAACCACAGTTTTCTAATATGGTTTCTAAAACAAGCTCACCCCAATTACCTTGCGCTTTTGAATCACCTCGCAGAGCTTTTGTTAAAGCATTGGCATCTTGGCTCATCTGTAAATTTAAAGCAGTCAAATTATGAATCTCAGCTTGTAAAGAGGCACGCTCTTTGACTTCTTCTGAGTAGACATCATCGACTCGCTTGCGAAAATCAGAAATCTTTTCTTGAAGTGGCTTGAGTATTAAGTCGAGATTTTGTTGATTTTGAGTAGCAAATCGTTGCGATTTTTCTTCTAAGATATCTTGGGCAAGATTTCTGAAATGATCCGTTAATTGTTTTTTGCTTTCGTTAAATTGCTCTAATTTTTCTTGAGAAATTCTTTTTTCGGAATCGAGTTCTGCACTCACTTTTGTGAGTTGATTGGATAAAGACTGAACCTCTACCTGAAGTTCTGATGACTTTATTTCAAAAGCATCTGCTTGAGAAAGACTTTTTCGATACGAAAGCCCAAAAAAGAGAGCGACAGAAAAAGTGATGCACGCAACTATTAATAAAACCCAAGATATATTTGTCATTTCCATAAGAAATAGTAACTGATATTGAAGAAAGCGAACAAAACCAAAAGAGCGTGGCCACCTTTGACTAAGTCATGAATAGTGCAGGCTCATTAAGTTAACTCAGATCGTATCGATAAAAACATCTCCTTAGTTGTGTTTGATAAGTATTCTAAGTGAGCATCGGTAGATAGCATTTTGTCTACTATGGCCGAGTCAATGAAGCGAGACATTTGTGCTTTAAATTGCCGGTCTTTAACGATCGCGGGGATTAGTTCAATGGCAATGCCTAGTAGGCGATCGAAGTCCCGTATGCCGTAATCACCAATTTTGACTACGACAAGATTAGGGTTAAGTTTTGCTCCTTGCCTAGCTAGCCAAGCCAGGTCCCAAATGTCGCGGTGGCGAATCTTTGAATCACTAATAATGACCGAGTTACCCTCGTTGTTTATCAGTGAGGTAGGAAAAGCTAAGATTTTATCTGCCATAATTTCATCAAGAGACTCAGTATTAACCAAGACAGTTGGTAACGCTCTTACTGAATCGTAGTTGGCGAGCAAGGGGAGAAGCTCTTTAGTGTGAGCTGGGATGTTGGCTATTTCGATTTTGATCTTTTGCTGTGGCATACTGCGGTTTTCTGGCGTGGTCTCAATTGAAATCCACCACTTGTCGACCTTTACACTCCCAACACTTGCCTTGGCTGGCTTCGGACTAACTGCTACATTCAACCCGAAACGATCGCCAATTCGCTTTTCTACACAGTCCTTTATTTTCTCCATTTTCTCGGCTGAAAAATCGATGTCACCGGCAAAATCTAAATCTTCGCTGAACCTATCCGATCCACGACATAGGCGCAAAGCTGTACCACCTTGAAATACCAAATCTTTGAGAAGACCTTCCCTATCTAGTGCCTGAAATATTTCGTAATGCAGAAGTTCTTTCTCCACTACTGGACGCATCGCAGTCAATGTCGGATTGTCCATGGCCCTGTCAACAAGCTTTTCGAAGTCCTCCCGCTCAGTCATACTTCATCCAGTTCCAAGTCGTCTTCAACAATCATATTTGAGTTACGACCAGAGCGCACGAGATCTCTTACCGCCGCTGATTGGGCTGCAATGCGCAACGGCCGGCCTTTGGAGGTTAGCGTATGCTTAAGTATTTCGGATCGTGGCCGCTTAGTATGAGTAAATTCAATTGTTCCATAAGGCGTCTTGTGTAGACCGCTGCGACCAGTTGTCATGACGGTCAAACGGTTAATAGGGATTTGTGAAATAGACCCATATTCTGAAAGAATAGACTCAAGGCTTACGTAGGAGAGACATCCAGGCCTTAGCGACTTTGCTATTTCCTCCGCAATCCAACGATTCTTGCTCGATGCAGCAGGGTTCACATAAAGACCCTTTGCAACTCTTTGTAAAAGACCATCGCAGACCATGCGCTGCAATGATTTTTCCATAGCCTTATCACCTTCGTCGGGAAAAAGCTTCTCGATATCGCGTTTGGCAAGTACATAAATGCCACGTCGATCAAGCTCTGCTAGTCTACGAATCAATTCAATTTTGGTCATAAGTATACTTTAACCCTAATTATTAGTGGGATATTTGTATACTTATTATATCAAGTTAGAAATTAATGTCCAGTATAAGTATACTATAACCCTACTTTTATATAGGGTTATAGTATACTTAACTGCATTTAATATAAAGCTTAAAAATAAGCTCAGATAGAATTTCTAGAATTTAGTATTACAAGCTATTGATACCATTCGATTTTATTACTCTTGCAGAGAAAGCCCGAATGGTTGGGCTTGTCTCAAGTTGATTTATTTAAAAATTAAGCTTTAAACAAATTCTGTAATTCGCCGCTTTCATACATTTCCATCATGATGTCAGAGCCACCGACAAATTCGCCATTGACATACAGTTGTGGAATTGTTGGCCAATTGGTAAATGACTTGATACCTTGACGAATTTCATCATCAGATAAAACATCTACAGTAAAGGGCTGCTTGATGCCACAAGCATTCAGAATTTGAATCGCTCTTCCAGAGAAGCCACATTGAGGAAATTGTGCATTTCCTTTCATGAATAGAACAACAGGGTTTGATGTAACGATTTCTTTAATACGTGCTTGTGAATCCATTAAGTATCTCCAAAAAACTAATAATGATTTATTTTAACTTGTTTCAAACTACAGGGCTAGACCAGAAACTGACCCATGGTTATTCGCTCATTACCGCTTAAATCTTCTTTTGTTTCAATATGGGAATAACCCTGCTCTGAAAATAGGTTTCGGACCTGTTGACCTTGTTCAAATCCATGCTCCACCATGACAAAGCCATCAGGACGTAAAAAACGGATACCATCCGCAAAAATACGACGATAGGCAGTGAGCCCATCAGCACCATCGCTTAATGCTAGTGAAGGTTCAAACCTTAAATCGCCTTCAAGAAGGTGATGGTCATTAGATGCAATATAAGGTGGATTACTTAATATCAGATCAAATTGATCAGATAAAGTTACAGAAAACCAATCGCTTTGGATCAACTGCACAAAAGGTAACTCCAGTTGTTGGCGGTTATGCATTGCCACCTGTAATGCATTCTGGCAGATATCCGAACCTGTCAATTCAAGAGAACCCTCAAGTCCATAGCTTTTGAAGTGTTTGGCTATCGATAGAATAATGGCTCCACTACCTGTACCCAGGTCAATCACTTTTAATGGGTTCTCATTCGAATAAGAAGAAGTGCGCAGACGATTGGCAATGATCGCAATGGCCGCATCTACAAGAATCTCTGTATCTGGGCGGGGGATCAAAACATGCTCATTCACATACAGTTCAATTTGATGAAATGATTTCTTCTTGATTAAATAAGCAATTGGCCAGCCATTTATTCGTTCTTTCTCAAGCAACAACCAATCCTGAACCAATTCATCTGGAAGTGGGTCTTGATCGTGGGCAATCAGCATTTCTCGCGACCAAGCTAAATGTTGATGACAAACATGATGGAGAAGGATTCGGGCATCTACACGATCAAGATTGGTTTTTTGTAAAAGACTTAGAACAGTTTCCACGATGACAACTCTTATGCTTCGCCGAGTGTCGCTAAAAGTTCTGCCTGGTGTTCTGATGTGAGGGCGTTGATCAAATCATGAATATCCCCATCCATCATGGCATCGATTTTATAAAGCGTCAGATTAATTCGGTGGTCAGAGATACGACCTTGCGGGAAGTTATATGTCCGAATACGGTCACTTCGATCACCAGAACCAATTAAGCTTTTTCTCTCAGAGGCTTCTTTATTGTGTTGTTCACGCATCCGTCCATCCATAATGCGCGAAACAAGAACCTTCATTGCCTGGTCTTTATTACGGTGTTGACTGCGATCATCTTGGCATTCCACCACGATACCTGTTGGTAAGTGTGTGATTCGAACAGCAGAGTCTGTTTTATTAATATGTTGACCGCCAGCTCCAGAAGCTCTAAAGGTATCAATACGTAATTCGCTTGGGTTGATTTGCACAGCCTCTACTTCATCTGCCTCAGGTAAAACGGCTACGGTACATGCTGAAGTATGGATACGACCTTGGGTTTCTGTTTGCGGAACGCGTTGTACACGATGACCACCTGATTCGAACTTGAGTTGCGAATATACCTTATCGCCTTCGAGACGCAGAATGACCTCTTTATAACCACCAAGATCTGATTCACTGGCACTAATTACTTCTGTTTTCCAACCTTGCCGTTCAGCAAACCGAGAATACATACGCAATAAATCGCCTGCAAATAAGGCACTTTCATCACCCCCGGTACCCGCCCGAATCTCTAAAAAAACGTTTTTCTCATCATTCGGATCTTTCGGTAATAAAAGCTTTTGTAATTCACTTTCTAAGGTTTCCATACGAAGTCTTGCCGTTTTGATTTCTTCTTCAGCAAAACTTCTGGATTCAGGATCACTGCGCATATCGATTGCCGCTAATTCATCTTCCTGTGCAGATTGATACTCAGCAAACTTCGTCACTACGGGATCAATTTCTGAATGTTCACGCGTATATTTACGAAACTGCTCCATATTCTGCGTGACATCCTCACGCGATAAAAGAGAGTTCAATTCAAGGAGCCGGATTTGTAAATGCTCCAGCTTGGATTGCATGCTTTGTTTCATTTATTTTTCGATATGATTCGAGCGAAAAAGCTCTGGTAATAATTTGATTAAAGTTTCTCGCTCTGGTCCCTGAAGATGTTGCAAAGCATGCAGAGATCCATGTAAAAACTTATTCGTAAGACCTTGGGCTAAAGCATCCAGAACTTCTTGAGGATTTTCACCTTTTAATAATCTTTTCTTGGCACGCTCAAGTTCAATTTGTTGCAATTGGTTGCCTTTTTGGCGTAACTCTTGGATTAGAGGAACTTG contains:
- a CDS encoding glutathione S-transferase N-terminal domain-containing protein; protein product: MMVLYSGTNCPFSQRCRLVLFEKGMDFEIRDVDLFNKPEDISVMNPYGQVPILVERDLILYESNIINEYIDERFPHPQLMPPDPVARARARLFLFNFEKELFVHVSTLENEKGKNATAVLDKARLAIRDRLTQLAPVFVKNKYMLGEEFSMLDVAIAPLLWRLEHYGIDLSRNAAPLLKYAERIFSRPAYIEALTPSEKVMRR
- a CDS encoding tetratricopeptide repeat protein, whose amino-acid sequence is MIEFAENYQVLNQSELVEHYYQSALQILPQDLHNLFLQTKAKLYFNRGGEVLADYDVLIQHQFQLAEILHLKARLLMQLSRYDESLFHLKKAEELGDIDVLKSLGVISYHTKNHLSGITYLDKYLQNKKNDPHAWMWKASNYLELNKIEEAIECFKEVIRKDPKWPLAQGFLVHELQTLCIWERIDSEKNVLEDLIVAKIPAASPFMALSIFDDTSILRQVANAYIEYFKEKKQINNYVPESKQKNKKIKIGYFSPDFGQHAVSYLAIELFELHNRDQFEVYGFSLLNRKHDNFKQRIVEGFDHLIDVSSKSDDEIVQIARDLNIDIAVDLCGFTAENRFQIFERRVAPIQVSYLGYLGSMCHLMDYIIADEVLIPEENLPYFSEKVIYLPSYQINDRKKEASNKKFSKEDLGIPNDAFVFGSLNNSYKITPQIFKVWMELLNELPQSVLMLSAPQGQVKANLLKEAEKYSIDTNRIIFSERVVREEYLTRLKLIDLFLDTPIYGAGTTASDALWMGVPVLTILGKSFPSRIASSVLTSFGMPELIVHSIEEYKLTAIRLAQNESEYLQIKNKVASLISTCKLFDSEATTRNIEKAYQMIYQRYMDGQSPDHIKI
- a CDS encoding cyclase family protein, yielding MTKKIDRADLDAAAEKYKNWGKWGAADEIGTLNFTQPEDIVQAAGLVKKGKVISLALNFDSSGPQGAKTKYPSMGRINPVHTMLRTGTDAYSGVLDKRGIRAADDMVVMPLQCGTQWDGLGHVFFDNYMYNGFDCREVSSAGAAKCGIEKTKSKMVGRGILLDVARYKGLDTLPDGYGITCADLDETAKKQGIEIKRGDFIIVRTGQMEAKLKAGSWDGYPGGDAPGFAFETLEWIQRTELAALASDTWGCEVRPNESVEGINQPWHWITIPIMGMTMGEIFYLKDIADDCASDGVYEFMFVAPAIPITGAVGSPTNPLAIK
- a CDS encoding tripartite tricarboxylate transporter substrate binding protein yields the protein MKKKNDFLKRGFVAVSLLCGFLGIAGQSVAAYPDKPIKLIVSFPPGGPVDIAARIVGARLTDVLKQSVFVDNKTGAAGNVGTQQVAKSPNDGYTFLVTSSSYAVNPSLYGDKAGYSPKEFAPVIVIATQPNVVSVNEKVPVRTLAELRSLATKEKMAFSSPGSGTTPHLTCENLFHIIWKNDSTHIPYRGAGPASVAVVGGETPIGCTAVAGVFQFHKQGKVRILAVSSTERLADLPDIPTMAELGFPQIKDYTWVAVLAPVGTPPEIVNQMNLAIQKVIDEPDTKEKLQQAGLIPVGGSAQKTNMYINDELKHWSKVVIETKAKAE
- a CDS encoding TetR/AcrR family transcriptional regulator, which translates into the protein MIKSITNKKLDNLSNTSKETVNSLLDVAEILFAEYGFAGTTVRDISERANINKALINYHFKSKQGLFKAIFERRAKTLVEERLSLLEKARALASGAAIPLKDLIYAFVYPPLRIASESPGGRAFVKLQARLHNEPKELAQELRSEYYDAVSLAFVDEFHKTLPHLPIESISWRLIFVMGLYIYVASNTGRLEVISRNRCAGERLDQALPEILAFCESGFLAPVY
- a CDS encoding ClpXP protease specificity-enhancing factor — protein: MSNPFGEDASSNKVPSTKPYLIRALYQWCIDNAFTPYVSVFVDRSVDVPREYVNKDEIVLNIGPTACQSIEIDNYSIQFKARFNGIPKEIYIPITHVMAIYSRENSQGMSFPVNISPSEESNETNDSEANLKETTKSHIKLVK